Within Garra rufa chromosome 9, GarRuf1.0, whole genome shotgun sequence, the genomic segment gtaaaaagcatgattGATTTGATAATGTTTGTATGTTAATTCAATGTTAAGTGATTTAATTTAAGTTGAAGAAATGTAGATTTAATGACCATCTTGATCGATTTTTCATCATTGAAATAACATTATTTCAGCGTGCAAAACTGATGAAAAAACAATGTCAAATGTCAACATTGATTCAATGATAATATGATTGATGCATTAACATTgattcaatgttgattcagtgtTGGTCTGCTATCTGGGAAGTGTGTGTTTGCTCACAGGTTCGTATCATATCTTCTCCACTGTTGTGATTTCCGGGCTCTTTGTATTTTGGAGTGAACTGCTGTGAGAGACTGAAACTCACACACTCCATCACCATCTTTGGATCTGGAAAACACAAATGTCACTAGAGTATCCTTAAGGAGAACACGAGACAACATTCAACATGATCATTACGATAACAAGAGAAGATGTGCTGATAATGTTAAGGATAATAACATTCACCTGGTTCTCTGTACCAGTGCGCGTCGGTGGGCGTCTGAACGCATCTCCACCACAGACCAAGCGTTCCGTTCATGCGAAATAGCGCGTCGCTAACGGTTTTCTCGTCAAAGTCTCCTTCCAGAAACTCCTCTTGCAGAGCGCGCAGCTCCGTGGCGTTGGGCTCCGCGCGGACCGAAGGGCTCGTGTACCGGTACCAGTGCGGAGAGCCGATCGACACCGACAGATAAACGGACGCCAGGACGCTTAAAACACCGGCGATGACCAGAGCTGTGGCGTGCCGGTTATCCACCATCGTTACTCAGTCTTTATGCGTCTCTCGATAAACACAAACGCGTTTGTCTCGTTGTATTTTCGTGTCCTATTTTCCGCCCATCTGTTTCACACCATCTGTCAGCCCGAGAATAAAACTCAGTGAAGAATCGAGGGTCTTCGTTTCAATATCAACGCGGTAAAGAGAGTTCATGTGTTCATATGCTAAAGGTGAACATATATGTGATGTTTACAAGCAGATATGTTGATAAATCCATGCGTGTTCCTGTAAGATTTAGAGCCGACAGCACGggattatgggtaatgtagtttactGCAGGAAACGTTATTCTTCTAATACAGGAGTACATTGTGATGCAGACGAACCaatgcagtatatatatatatatatatatatatgtatgtgttttTTCAGGACATTTTATATAGTTGTCTATTAAACTATTAATAATGAACATCCATAAGTATGTAAAATTTGCTACAATTAACTCATAAACACAAgaatcttttttgttgttgtttcaacTGTACCCATCTGTAATGCTGTAAAGCTGCCTAACCAATTCATTCTAAAtgtaaaatacctttaaaaataaaaattcaacagTTTTTATTTCCATGCAGTATTTTAATTGATTATTTCTTTAGTTATTTGCAATACATTGTACAATAATAGCAATACACTACTGAAGTACAGTTCATCGTTTTAATAGTAACAGTTGAAAATTTGAGTAACGGTAAAAAATACTAAATTGTGCGAAGCAAATATCACAGATCAGACTTGTTGCGCACGGAAGTTATTTAAGGTGTCTCAGATGTACCCCTGAACAACTGTACCTGATTTACCTTATATTTGTAAGAATACATTGTCACTGTACATTGTCATTGtcaaccattaggatattaagtaatttaAGAAATTTCCTACCTTTAATATATCAgagcttaatttttgtttagtatgcattgctaagaacttcatctggacaactttaaaggcgattttcttatcatttagattttttttttttttttgtaccattAAATTCCTGGGCACGTATTCATAAAGAATCTTAgtgcaaagagttgctcctagtgacaaaattctaagaaaattcttagaaatgtgggtgtttcctcttataattaaagaaaagatcctagtaaagaaaaaagtaattcagaaagaatcttaacccttaaaagaggtcttgaggtccaaattgttaggagtagggacgaggacttttaagaggcttaagagtttctttagcagtggagaatactgacaaaacatgaggagggcaatgcaatattttgcacacaatgcatgacagTGATTTCATAAGGTGCTATACATGAGATTGTGCAGATATAATGTTTGTGACTGATTTTATTAGAGACATGCTAGCATCTCTTATTTGGCAACTGGAAACAATGCAACTATGCAGCAGTAATAATTTGGGTATGTTCACATCCTTCAAAGAGATcacacaaacaattacagcactttcacaaccttaatgtgctgctgttcattacctatcaaatacattaaatacaacattaacagcgtggtgaataaaaatatatataaaacatataaaatatataaacttatataatgtgtgtgtgtggtagtgcggtaaaacaggaaaaattatgcctataatttcaaagtgaaggcttaaactagaccctacacttaaaagtgctcttttatttccttcttggacaaccaaccaatcacagtcttCAAAAGGCTGTGTCATAGCTAGCAATGGGGTCAACCCCGCCTCCACACTAAGATAAAAGTTTTTGGCTGCGaccgaaatcgcctactcaatgagtaggtacttaatttcaataagtacttacttaacgagcgctaaaagagtacctacttaacagccaaatctcgttgagtatggatgcgatccgccatgttgacgttatcatgtgacctatgacgttataacaagcgcaacatgaaatgatatgagcgacggatttaattcgtctatctgtaaacattttgatgttgatgaaatttgcttattttggattgattgaagtttttatatttttaacaatagtaaaatgactaaaacccccaaatttgttgtcttgaatatgttaatgggcaaaattgtgcaaaactagcttagatctcatttgttttcctttttcttgctgaatttctctgtcctttcatccctgaaacttaaaataataataaataaataacaaaaacaaaggcaatttttaattcattgcgattttatgaatattcaaatatatttaatatttttttctgtatctaatcttgtactatgtacgcaaaccttttatagttatgttttctgtcatgattgttctttgttaaagatacttaagtctttccctgagtttgtatggaattataaattctgctgtaataataatacaaaaatttgagcgacagcgacacctcatggcatcagtaacacgacaaccctacctagtacgctctcctccatgtttacaacatctgcacaaaagagacgtcgatcagttgttcaaagatcttacctttggagaagactgttgattttacactcggaaaatttaagtattactatttagaaattaaaataactttagaatgcattgctagcccactccaacacgtaccaacaataataatgataaatgctgactaataattaatgatatttttagttaaacaagcataatgtttttgtttttttcaatgaagtaatgaataaatgcatacgcttatgaaaatgttatattttatttactgacaacatcagggaacatgaataaattagtaaaataataaaagtaaccatgaacataaataaatacacatggaacaaagctttattaaacacattggtcttctagtctttttgatgaagagaccgcagcaacatctggtccagatgagacaaagggcaggtggagtgatggagcgtctcatttccaggatgctgctgtggatttctcctttgtcactgcacacaccagtctgcagacatttcagatcatacaaagatgcacaaatataatacaaaaactgtcattttaacagcacagtgtcattagatctctgtattggaagttacaaaatgatcaatctttatattaagtttcggattttacttttccccaaaaatgctgcagtcacctttcctttcaggtcctgctccaccacaaaacatctgcaacaaagtcacataaatcaagaatcagaaaagttctgttatagctctgtttgaaatgagtttgaagttcagttaggcctactatatgtatatgtgtttatttacattacttaca encodes:
- the cldnd1a gene encoding claudin domain-containing protein 1a; translation: MVDNRHATALVIAGVLSVLASVYLSVSIGSPHWYRYTSPSVRAEPNATELRALQEEFLEGDFDEKTVSDALFRMNGTLGLWWRCVQTPTDAHWYREPDPKMVMECVSFSLSQQFTPKYKEPGNHNSGEDMIRTYLWRCQFLLPLVSLGLVVVGGLLGFCACLCGSLTPTLFIGLLHLLAGLCSLATVCCFLAGMDLLHRVSVLPDHVDGALGWSLYLALIASPLHMMAAALLVWAARSHSQSYYRMTVYRVA